ACCAGATAATTGGGTGAATTTGATTGGTGTACCTGTGACACCGACTCCCCAATTTATTTTATTTTCTGGTTCCTTTGCTTCTGGAATTGCTGATTTATTGCAGGGGTTAGACTTTGCCTATCCTGGTTCGGTGACTATCGGGGGACAGGCAAGTGGTAATAGTGGTGGAAGGATTGCTTTGTTTCACCAGAACCGATTGTACCGGGAAGGTGTGGCGGGTGTGGCATTGAGTGGGAATATTGTTTTAGAGACGATTGTTGCCCAGGGATGTCGTCCCATTGGTCAGCCATTCCAAGTGACTAAGGGCGATCGCAATATAATTCTTGAACTAGATGAACAAGTACCCTTGGTTGTCTTACGCAATTTAATTGCCAGTCTGGATGAGGAAGATAAGAATCTGGCGCAGCATTCCCTATTTATCGGTCTGGCGATGGATGAGTTTAAAATGTCCTTGCAACAGGGAGATTTTTTAATTCGTCAGATTTTGGGAGTTGATCCATCGGGGGGAGCGATCGCCATCGGTGATTATGTCCGTTCGGGACAAAGGTTACAATTTCATCTCCGAGATGCCAAAGCATCGGCAGAAGATTTGGAAATTCTCTTGCAACGTTACCAACTCCAACATCAATCCTCTGCTTCTGCCATAGGAGCATTAATGTTTGCTTGCCTCGGTAGAGGTGAGTCTCTCTATGGTGAGGCGAATTTTGACTCCCAACTCTTCCAACGTTACCTCCATAACATTCCCCTAGGAGGCTTTTTCTGCGGGGGGGAAATTGGTCCGGTGAGTGGTAGTACTTTTTTACATGGGTATACTTCCGTATTCGGTATCTGTCGAGCCCTCGAAGGCAGTAATTAGTAGTCTAGTGGTTCATGTCAAAAGTTGTGATTGCGAAAAATGTGTAGTGGGAGCGTCTTGCTCCCTGATTTTCAGACTACAGTAAACTATCAAAATTAATGACATCGACTACTAAGTTAGGGATTTTACTGGATTGCACAAACCCCACCTTGTCCAGAATTAGGTATCTGAAAATACTGTGAAGCACCTATAGTAACAGGGTGGCATAATTATCAATTAACGAAGGTGTACCGCAGGAAGAAACCGCCCCGTATTTTTGGAAATAGCTGCGAATATCCTGGGGTAGTTGGGGATAATCCATCATCGCATCCCCATCGGCAACCGTTGCCCAAAAATCCCGTAATTTGGGTGCTAGGGCTTCTGCCTGGGCTTGGGGTAGATTTAAGGGTGGTAGGGAAAGAAATTTGACAATGAAGGGAAAGCTGCGATCGCCCATCCATTTATGGGAAAGTTGTTGTAATTGGGGAAATTCTGGTACTGATTCCACCCGATAGGAGGAAATTTGTAACCACTCTCGACTGTAATTATCTCGGTGATATTCCAGGATACGGTAAGGGTGAGGGTAACTGACTAAGGAACCAGTAGTAATGTCATATACACCGTCATCACAAGCAACATCCTGAACATGTAGATGTCCGGTAAATACCAATCTCACTCCATAACGCCTCAGGATTTGCAACAACTCTGGAGCATTTTCCACCATATACCGATTTGCCATAGGGTGGCGTAATTGATTTGGTAAATGTTCCACCACATTATGGTGTATCATCACCAACACTAACTCATCCGTATTTTCTGATAATACAGTTTCTAACCACCGTAGTTGCTCCCCATCAACTCGTCCAAATTGCTTACCTTCCTCGTTAAAATAATTGGAATTTAAGCCAATTAATTTCACTCCTGGGAAAATTTGGCAGATATAGTAATGTTTATTAGTATCGGTGTAACCAAATTTACGATAATACTTCGGAAAATCATCAAAACCAATGGATTGATTATCTGCGTCAAGGACTGGTACATCATGATTTCCCGGCACTACATAGCAAGGAAAAGGTAATTGAGATAGTTTTTTTTGTAACCAATAATGATTCTCTGGCTCTCCGTGTTGCGTCAAATCACCAGGAAGCAATAAAAAATCTAAATCTAATTGGGTTAAGTGTTCGAGAACACTTTCAAAAGCTGGAATACTGACTTCAACTAAATGGAAGCGACTAGGATGATTCCAGATGGTGTGAGGTAGTGCAATGTGTAAATCACTGACTACAGCAAAACGAAAATTGGCAGTCATTGAAGCAATTTTAAAAGTAGAGTGTAAAATCTCTTTTTCCATTGAGTATAACGCTGCTTTGTCGTTATGGGTAAACTTACTAGAGCAAAAATTTAGGTCAATTGAGCTTAATATTTATATACATATATCTTTTCATGTTCAGGAGAAATTTCCTTGTCTCGCGTTCGCGTTCGTCAACACGTTAATCCCCTAGCACAGAAATATCAAGTATCTATTGATGCTTTGAACTGGGAAAAAATTTATACCCATTACCAGCAACCATTGCATTTAGATATTGGTTGTGCAAGGGGAAGATTTCTTTGTCAAATGGCAGAAGTTAGCAAAAATTGGAATTTTTTAGGTTTAGAAATTCGTCAACCATTGGTGGAAGAAGCAAATCGCATTCGTGATGATTTAGACTTAGGCAATTTGCATTATCTTTTTTGTAATGTTAATAATTCTTTACGTTCTCTCCTGTCATCTCTTCCTAGTCAAACCTTGCAAAGGGTAAGTATTCAATTTCCCGATCCCTGGTTTAAGACTCGTCATGCAAAACGTCGAGTTGTACAACCGGAATTAGTGGCAGAATTGGCAGAATATCTTGCACCGGGAGGAATT
The Calothrix sp. 336/3 DNA segment above includes these coding regions:
- a CDS encoding FIST N-terminal domain-containing protein, whose amino-acid sequence is MADQMQWANALSNRPSLEAAVTDVVERAVKSLAAPADLGIVFISSAFTSEYSRLLPLLAEKLNVPVLLGCSGGGIVGTTLGGETQELEAEPALSLTLAHLPGVNIHPFYLEADDLPDLDSSPDNWVNLIGVPVTPTPQFILFSGSFASGIADLLQGLDFAYPGSVTIGGQASGNSGGRIALFHQNRLYREGVAGVALSGNIVLETIVAQGCRPIGQPFQVTKGDRNIILELDEQVPLVVLRNLIASLDEEDKNLAQHSLFIGLAMDEFKMSLQQGDFLIRQILGVDPSGGAIAIGDYVRSGQRLQFHLRDAKASAEDLEILLQRYQLQHQSSASAIGALMFACLGRGESLYGEANFDSQLFQRYLHNIPLGGFFCGGEIGPVSGSTFLHGYTSVFGICRALEGSN
- a CDS encoding metallophosphoesterase; translated protein: MTANFRFAVVSDLHIALPHTIWNHPSRFHLVEVSIPAFESVLEHLTQLDLDFLLLPGDLTQHGEPENHYWLQKKLSQLPFPCYVVPGNHDVPVLDADNQSIGFDDFPKYYRKFGYTDTNKHYYICQIFPGVKLIGLNSNYFNEEGKQFGRVDGEQLRWLETVLSENTDELVLVMIHHNVVEHLPNQLRHPMANRYMVENAPELLQILRRYGVRLVFTGHLHVQDVACDDGVYDITTGSLVSYPHPYRILEYHRDNYSREWLQISSYRVESVPEFPQLQQLSHKWMGDRSFPFIVKFLSLPPLNLPQAQAEALAPKLRDFWATVADGDAMMDYPQLPQDIRSYFQKYGAVSSCGTPSLIDNYATLLL
- the trmB gene encoding tRNA (guanosine(46)-N7)-methyltransferase TrmB, yielding MSRVRVRQHVNPLAQKYQVSIDALNWEKIYTHYQQPLHLDIGCARGRFLCQMAEVSKNWNFLGLEIRQPLVEEANRIRDDLDLGNLHYLFCNVNNSLRSLLSSLPSQTLQRVSIQFPDPWFKTRHAKRRVVQPELVAELAEYLAPGGIVFLQSDIEFVAVEMCDRFASHPIFQRQGGGEWLSENPLAVATEREIATQNKGEPVYRAIFVKS